A region of Paenimyroides aestuarii DNA encodes the following proteins:
- the carA gene encoding glutamine-hydrolyzing carbamoyl-phosphate synthase small subunit, with translation MKYTSKDKAIVLLSDGTIFYGKSVGIKGTTTGEICFNTGVTGYQEIFTDPSYFGQIMLSTVAHIGNYGVHEDEVDSDGIKISGLVCKNFSTNYSRPAASGSLYDYFEKKNLVAISDVDTRALVSYIRDNGAMNAVISTDGKSIDELKEILAAVPNMNGLELASKVSTKEPYFYGDENATYKVAALDFGIKTNILRCLAARDCYVKVYPYNATLQDLNAFNPDGYFLSNGPGDPQPLTEVIQTAKDIIATNKPVFGICLGHQIIALSQGINTYKMFNGHRGINHPIMNTLSGKGEITSQNHGFAVDREEVEQHPNVEMTHYHLNDNTVAGIRLKDKQVFSVQYHPESSPGPNDSKYLFDEFVSYMKEQKEAV, from the coding sequence ATGAAATATACTTCTAAAGATAAAGCAATCGTACTTTTAAGCGACGGCACTATTTTTTATGGAAAATCTGTAGGGATTAAAGGAACAACTACTGGCGAAATTTGTTTTAATACAGGGGTAACCGGTTATCAAGAAATTTTTACTGACCCTTCCTACTTTGGTCAAATCATGCTTTCAACAGTAGCACATATCGGTAATTACGGTGTGCATGAAGACGAAGTTGATTCAGACGGAATTAAAATTTCGGGATTGGTTTGTAAAAATTTTAGCACCAACTATTCGCGTCCTGCTGCAAGTGGTTCGCTGTATGATTATTTTGAAAAGAAAAATCTGGTAGCCATTTCGGATGTTGATACACGCGCATTGGTCAGTTACATTCGCGACAACGGAGCTATGAACGCCGTTATATCAACAGACGGCAAATCAATCGATGAGTTAAAGGAAATTTTGGCTGCCGTACCCAATATGAATGGTTTAGAATTGGCTTCAAAAGTTTCTACAAAAGAGCCTTATTTCTATGGCGATGAAAATGCAACATACAAAGTAGCAGCTTTAGATTTTGGTATCAAAACAAATATCTTGCGTTGCTTGGCAGCGCGCGACTGCTATGTGAAAGTGTATCCTTACAACGCAACCCTTCAAGATTTGAACGCTTTTAACCCTGATGGATACTTCTTATCAAACGGGCCTGGGGATCCGCAACCGTTAACCGAAGTGATCCAAACGGCTAAAGACATTATTGCGACCAACAAACCGGTTTTCGGAATTTGTTTAGGGCATCAAATCATTGCTTTGTCGCAAGGGATAAATACCTATAAAATGTTTAACGGGCACCGTGGAATCAATCACCCAATTATGAATACGCTTTCTGGAAAAGGCGAAATTACTTCTCAAAACCATGGTTTTGCAGTAGATCGTGAAGAAGTAGAACAGCATCCAAATGTAGAAATGACGCATTATCATTTAAACGACAATACCGTTGCAGGTATCCGCTTAAAAGATAAGCAAGTGTTTTCTGTGCAATACCACCCGGAATCATCACCAGGACCAAACGATTCAAAATATTTGTTTGACGAGTTTGTATCTTATATGAAAGAACAAAAAGAAGCTGTATAA